One Brassica napus cultivar Da-Ae chromosome C2, Da-Ae, whole genome shotgun sequence DNA window includes the following coding sequences:
- the LOC106375488 gene encoding TLC domain-containing protein At5g14285-like, translating to MEAITSFKDLPFFFSVFVFVYLLGYLYVFRRWSPASRPLASSCLISLLHGVSAVYLASRALLSDPNRGFSSPNTQSQNSVLDFSSAYFLADLLHLAVFPSPAGGDGLFAAHHAAVLFVFLTCRYLVAHGACALLALLIVAEATSACQNSWTLADARGPDAPLAVSLHRFVTVPFYASYSVCRCVLAPMLIVKMTWFYVSGGADDVIPRWVWVSWTVVIVVAVSVSVLWIRNLWVLFFKEKRNSKIAKKIQ from the coding sequence ATGGAGGCAATCACGAGTTTCAAGGATCTACCATTCTTCTTCTCAGTCTTCGTCTTCGTCTACCTCCTCGGTTACTTATACGTCTTCCGCAGATGGAGCCCAGCGTCTCGCCCCTTAGCCTCCAGCTGCTTAATCTCCCTCCTCCACGGCGTCTCCGCCGTCTACCTCGCCTCGCGCGCTCTCCTCTCCGATCCTAACCGCGGCTTCTCCTCCCCCAACACACAGTCCCAAAACTCCGTCCTCGACTTCAGCTCCGCTTATTTCCTCGCCGATCTCCTCCACCTCGCCGTCTTCCCCTCTCCCGCCGGCGGAGACGGGCTCTTCGCCGCGCACCACGCCGCCGTGCTATTCGTCTTCCTCACGTGCAGGTACCTCGTCGCCCACGGCGCGTGCGCTCTCCTCGCGCTCCTCATCGTCGCCGAGGCGACGAGCGCGTGTCAGAACTCGTGGACACTCGCGGACGCGCGCGGTCCCGACGCTCCTCTCGCGGTGAGTCTGCACCGTTTCGTCACGGTGCCGTTTTACGCTTCGTACAGCGTTTGCAGGTGCGTTCTGGCGCCGATGCTTATCGTTAAGATGACGTGGTTTTACGTCAGTGGAGGGGCTGATGACGTCATACCCAGATGGGTTTGGGTGTCGTGGACCGTCGTTATTGTCGTTGCCGTTTCCGTTAGTGTTCTTTGGATTCGGAATTTGTGGGTACTATTCttcaaagaaaaaagaaattctaaaATTGCTAAAAagattcaataa